From a single Candidatus Aegiribacteria sp. genomic region:
- a CDS encoding ABC transporter ATP-binding protein codes for MDGISLEVSKGEIFGIVGPNGAGKTTTMDCIVSMRRPDSGVISVLGLNPLGQRKTLLEKVGIQQQESELPDRMKVREAMELFSCFYKNPMETGGILSKLGLSDKAESYFSALSGGQKKRLFVALSLVGDPEIVFFDELTSGLDPRSRRSMWDLVRGLKDDGKTVFLSTHYMDEAEKLCDRVAIVDRGRIVALDTPDSLVRSHAFALNVVMGIPSDFRENDLESIPGVLEVSREGAHVTARVQDSLAVVEIVKLLVDRKIELGNFHTEKSTLEDVFLKLTGKEIRN; via the coding sequence GTGGACGGAATCTCACTTGAAGTATCAAAGGGTGAGATATTCGGTATTGTGGGGCCCAACGGAGCCGGCAAAACCACAACCATGGATTGCATCGTAAGCATGCGCAGGCCCGATTCTGGTGTCATCAGCGTACTGGGCCTTAACCCCCTCGGTCAGCGGAAGACCCTCCTTGAGAAGGTGGGAATCCAGCAGCAGGAATCCGAACTTCCAGACAGAATGAAGGTCAGGGAAGCCATGGAACTGTTCTCATGCTTTTACAAAAACCCCATGGAAACCGGCGGAATTCTCTCAAAACTTGGGTTGTCGGACAAAGCAGAATCGTACTTTTCAGCCCTGTCCGGCGGTCAGAAAAAGAGACTTTTCGTGGCCCTTTCCCTGGTTGGTGATCCGGAAATCGTATTCTTCGATGAATTGACAAGCGGCCTTGATCCCCGGTCAAGACGTTCTATGTGGGATCTTGTCAGGGGATTGAAGGATGACGGTAAAACGGTTTTTCTATCCACTCATTATATGGATGAGGCTGAAAAGCTCTGTGACCGCGTTGCTATTGTCGATAGAGGCAGAATCGTGGCTCTGGATACTCCAGATTCGCTTGTCAGATCCCATGCCTTTGCCCTCAATGTAGTAATGGGTATTCCCAGCGACTTCAGAGAGAACGATCTGGAGTCCATCCCCGGAGTGCTTGAGGTTTCCAGGGAGGGCGCGCATGTTACCGCGCGTGTACAGGACAGTTTAGCGGTTGTTGAAATCGTGAAATTGCTCGTTGACAGGAAGATCGAGCTTGGAAATTTCCATACTGAAAAATCTACACTGGAAGATGTTTTTCTGAAGCTTACCGGAAAAGAGATAAGGAACTGA
- a CDS encoding PQQ-binding-like beta-propeller repeat protein produces MMLMILILTANAPDTLWANVTSGGVYSTVEIGDLNGDGVPDVVSGVNFWDDEPTLWCLSGADGNTLWSSDQYNGIYQDEGLAGVPDMNGDGYGDILMVTPGGYAPPGRCMILVSGIDGSMIWQWSAYENIPSGAGWGYSCCLMEDQTADGLPEFLGGFGSTGSLNTSVAACLNGASGDTLWTRTAADAVEDVLAVPDVTGDGVQEVYLGIGGNSYTDYTLELLDGSDGSLIWSRNGGGDVMCVSAVDRGTTVPWLVSSSFSGEVQCYSLGGDSLWARDIGGMLLDVEAGPDLDGDGIAEIAVAGDNSGTVCLDGATGTTLWSYPTGSNTWSIAWADSVYAGGSWVPCVVAGSVNGRRITLVNAFTGDLIWEQPFTERVYNVSTMYMETVSPSPVILTGLQDQQSQPYHAWAFLSSDGTSCGEHPDEVIIGNTVLRNPSEGIMILTPPDGEWNCGIYDISGRLVWSGKLNGEETVDVSSWNSGCFLVVLSDEEAELRQTVTILN; encoded by the coding sequence ATGATGTTGATGATATTGATTCTTACGGCAAATGCACCGGATACACTGTGGGCCAACGTTACAAGCGGCGGTGTTTATTCAACGGTTGAAATAGGCGACCTGAACGGAGACGGTGTTCCTGATGTTGTCAGCGGTGTGAATTTCTGGGATGATGAGCCTACTCTGTGGTGCCTTTCGGGTGCTGACGGGAATACACTCTGGAGCAGCGATCAGTACAACGGGATTTATCAGGATGAGGGGCTTGCGGGAGTACCGGATATGAACGGTGACGGTTACGGAGATATTCTGATGGTAACACCTGGCGGTTACGCTCCTCCGGGCAGATGCATGATACTGGTTTCGGGGATAGACGGCTCAATGATATGGCAGTGGAGCGCATACGAGAACATTCCCTCCGGAGCCGGGTGGGGTTACAGCTGCTGTCTGATGGAAGATCAGACCGCGGACGGTTTGCCGGAGTTCCTCGGAGGGTTCGGTTCAACCGGATCTTTGAACACTTCTGTGGCAGCTTGCCTGAACGGAGCTTCAGGGGATACCCTCTGGACCAGAACAGCAGCGGACGCAGTTGAAGATGTGCTTGCAGTACCCGATGTAACGGGAGATGGGGTACAGGAGGTTTACCTTGGAATAGGAGGAAACTCCTATACTGACTATACGCTTGAATTGCTTGATGGGTCCGACGGATCTCTTATCTGGAGCAGGAACGGCGGAGGGGACGTAATGTGCGTGTCGGCCGTTGACCGCGGGACTACTGTTCCCTGGCTTGTCAGCAGCTCCTTCAGCGGGGAAGTTCAGTGCTACAGCCTCGGTGGCGATTCTCTCTGGGCAAGGGATATCGGCGGAATGCTTCTTGATGTTGAGGCGGGGCCTGATCTCGATGGAGATGGAATAGCCGAAATCGCTGTAGCGGGAGACAACTCCGGAACTGTGTGTCTTGATGGAGCCACCGGAACAACTCTCTGGAGCTATCCCACAGGCTCGAATACCTGGAGCATAGCCTGGGCTGATTCGGTTTATGCAGGTGGTTCATGGGTTCCGTGCGTTGTCGCTGGAAGCGTTAATGGAAGAAGGATAACACTTGTCAACGCGTTCACGGGGGATCTTATCTGGGAGCAGCCGTTCACGGAGAGGGTGTACAATGTAAGCACTATGTACATGGAGACCGTTTCTCCTTCACCTGTAATACTTACAGGTCTGCAGGATCAGCAGAGCCAGCCTTACCATGCCTGGGCGTTTCTATCCTCAGACGGTACATCATGCGGAGAGCATCCGGACGAAGTTATTATAGGAAACACAGTTCTGCGAAATCCGTCTGAAGGCATTATGATACTTACTCCGCCTGACGGTGAATGGAACTGCGGAATTTACGACATTTCCGGGCGGCTTGTCTGGTCTGGAAAACTCAACGGTGAGGAAACCGTTGACGTTTCATCATGGAATTCGGGATGCTTCCTGGTGGTGCTGTCAGATGAAGAAGCTGAACTGAGACAGACAGTAACTATTCTTAACTGA
- a CDS encoding nucleotidyltransferase family protein: MGLKQLPEDFKEFIQFLNDHEVHYLLLGGWAVGLYGNPRATKDIDFLIATDDENIRKLQQTLLAFGAPTVENKVFQEKGNVFRMGRSPVQIDIINEADGIRFNECYKRRNIVRIDGIDISTISKTDLLVNKRASGRHRDLADIEFIENRE; the protein is encoded by the coding sequence ATGGGTCTGAAGCAACTACCGGAAGACTTCAAAGAGTTTATACAGTTTTTAAACGATCATGAAGTTCATTACCTGCTTTTAGGTGGTTGGGCTGTTGGTCTTTATGGAAATCCACGAGCAACAAAGGATATTGACTTCCTGATAGCAACAGACGACGAGAACATCAGAAAATTGCAGCAGACGCTTCTTGCGTTTGGAGCACCAACTGTTGAAAACAAAGTTTTCCAGGAGAAAGGCAATGTGTTTCGAATGGGAAGATCACCAGTCCAGATTGATATAATTAATGAAGCAGACGGAATCAGATTCAACGAATGCTATAAGCGCAGAAACATCGTAAGAATTGATGGTATCGATATCAGCACGATATCCAAAACGGATTTATTAGTAAACAAAAGAGCTTCCGGTCGACACAGGGATTTAGCAGATATCGAATTCATCGAAAACAGGGAATAG
- a CDS encoding ABC transporter permease, translating into MLQRYFRLTRAEFILYLREPSGFFFTLIFPLLLMMLFGSIWGNEPFPGENFGYIDFAVPAFIGMVILTTGISGLTTSIAAYREKGILRRFKAAPISPLLVLTAELSSLFIITVMGMLLLLAAGVIVFGMHFYGSIPEVLFAFVLSTLSISALGFIPASLAPSARSGMIISNVMYFPMLFLSGAALPREMLPPFLKTFSQILPLTHVIELLQGLWLGGHLWDYPVQIAVLCGVTVVGFMIAAKFFRWE; encoded by the coding sequence ATGCTGCAGCGGTATTTCAGACTGACCCGGGCGGAGTTTATTCTTTACCTTAGAGAACCCTCAGGTTTCTTCTTTACATTGATCTTCCCGCTGCTGCTCATGATGCTTTTCGGAAGTATCTGGGGTAATGAGCCCTTTCCAGGGGAGAACTTTGGATACATAGATTTCGCTGTTCCAGCTTTCATAGGGATGGTGATCTTAACCACCGGTATCTCGGGTCTTACAACGAGCATAGCAGCCTATCGGGAGAAGGGAATTCTCAGGAGGTTCAAAGCAGCTCCGATTTCTCCACTTCTGGTTCTGACAGCGGAGTTATCGTCACTTTTCATAATTACGGTTATGGGGATGCTCCTTCTTCTTGCAGCCGGAGTGATTGTCTTCGGAATGCATTTCTACGGCAGTATTCCCGAAGTGCTTTTCGCGTTCGTTCTTTCCACACTCAGTATATCCGCACTGGGATTCATTCCGGCCAGCCTGGCGCCCTCTGCCCGAAGCGGCATGATAATCTCCAACGTCATGTATTTTCCAATGCTGTTTCTTTCCGGAGCCGCCCTTCCAAGAGAAATGCTTCCGCCTTTTCTGAAAACCTTCTCGCAGATTCTTCCCCTCACTCATGTAATAGAACTGCTGCAGGGTCTATGGCTCGGTGGACACCTGTGGGATTATCCCGTTCAGATAGCTGTTCTGTGCGGCGTCACGGTTGTCGGCTTCATGATTGCCGCAAAATTCTTCAGGTGGGAGTAA